A stretch of the Pogona vitticeps strain Pit_001003342236 chromosome 8, PviZW2.1, whole genome shotgun sequence genome encodes the following:
- the NEURL3 gene encoding E3 ubiquitin-protein ligase NEURL3 isoform X1, with amino-acid sequence MSRYKSFPFPTGPDASSQSSSLPLFFHPYTKGSQIVMDESHCIAHRAATFHDGIVFSSRPIGLYEKVTLKILKEETKWHGGLRVGFTWQDPSLLEPSELPPFACPNLVQQGKTRACVLPEEYGAEGTVVSFWVDSQGCVFCSVDEEAGPSVLLAGVSVSSPLWALVDVYGRAKAVQLLDPSSLSTNADVCSLLLSTPDEQTESTCQSFHRLPDRHPGDECAVCFGYKANTMMLPCSHANFCSCCSLKIFKTSGRCPLCRQKVKKILPISVSAKGESPEG; translated from the exons ATGTCACGTTATAAGTCTTTCCCCTTTCCAACAGGTCCAGATGCCTCTAGCCAGTCatcctcccttcccctcttcttccaCCCTTACACCAAAGGATCCCAGATCGTTATGGACGAATCTCACTGCATCGCCCACCGAGCCGCCACCTTCCACGATGGCATCGTCTTCTCCAGCCGGCCCATTGGACTTTACGAGAAGGTGACGCTCAAGATCTTGAAAGAGGAGACCAAGTGGCATGGGGGCTTAAGGGTGGGCTTCACCTGGCAAGACCCCTCCCTCTTGGAGCCCAGCGAGTTGCCTCCGTTTGCCTGCCCAAACCTGGTACAGCAAGGAAAGACGCGAGCCTGTGTCTTACCGGAGGAATACGGCGCAGAAGGCACAGTGGTCAGCTTCTGGGTGGACAGCCAAGGGTGCGTCTTCTGTAGCGTCGACGAAGAGGCTGGGCCATCCGTGCTCTTAGCTGGGGTCTCCGTCAGCTCTCCTCTCTGGGCCCTGGTAGATGTTTACGGCAGGGCCAAAGCGGTTCAGCTTTTGG ATCCCTCAAGCCTCTCCACTAACGCTGATGTCTGCAGCCTGCTGCTTTCGACTCCAGACGAACAGACCG AGTCCACCTGCCAGAGCTTCCATCGCCTTCCCGACAGGCATCCAGGGGACGAATGCGCTGTCTGTTTTGGGTACAAGGCCAACACGATGATGCTCCCGTGCTCTCATGCCAACTTCTGCTCCTGCTGCTCCTTGAAGATCTTCAAAACCAGTGGCCGATGCCCGTTGTGTCGGCAGAAGGTGAAAAAAATCCTCCCCATCTCTGTTTCGGCCAAAGGAGAGAGCCCAGAAGGCTGA
- the NEURL3 gene encoding E3 ubiquitin-protein ligase NEURL3 isoform X2 — MGACLSPPDGPDASSQSSSLPLFFHPYTKGSQIVMDESHCIAHRAATFHDGIVFSSRPIGLYEKVTLKILKEETKWHGGLRVGFTWQDPSLLEPSELPPFACPNLVQQGKTRACVLPEEYGAEGTVVSFWVDSQGCVFCSVDEEAGPSVLLAGVSVSSPLWALVDVYGRAKAVQLLDPSSLSTNADVCSLLLSTPDEQTESTCQSFHRLPDRHPGDECAVCFGYKANTMMLPCSHANFCSCCSLKIFKTSGRCPLCRQKVKKILPISVSAKGESPEG, encoded by the exons GTCCAGATGCCTCTAGCCAGTCatcctcccttcccctcttcttccaCCCTTACACCAAAGGATCCCAGATCGTTATGGACGAATCTCACTGCATCGCCCACCGAGCCGCCACCTTCCACGATGGCATCGTCTTCTCCAGCCGGCCCATTGGACTTTACGAGAAGGTGACGCTCAAGATCTTGAAAGAGGAGACCAAGTGGCATGGGGGCTTAAGGGTGGGCTTCACCTGGCAAGACCCCTCCCTCTTGGAGCCCAGCGAGTTGCCTCCGTTTGCCTGCCCAAACCTGGTACAGCAAGGAAAGACGCGAGCCTGTGTCTTACCGGAGGAATACGGCGCAGAAGGCACAGTGGTCAGCTTCTGGGTGGACAGCCAAGGGTGCGTCTTCTGTAGCGTCGACGAAGAGGCTGGGCCATCCGTGCTCTTAGCTGGGGTCTCCGTCAGCTCTCCTCTCTGGGCCCTGGTAGATGTTTACGGCAGGGCCAAAGCGGTTCAGCTTTTGG ATCCCTCAAGCCTCTCCACTAACGCTGATGTCTGCAGCCTGCTGCTTTCGACTCCAGACGAACAGACCG AGTCCACCTGCCAGAGCTTCCATCGCCTTCCCGACAGGCATCCAGGGGACGAATGCGCTGTCTGTTTTGGGTACAAGGCCAACACGATGATGCTCCCGTGCTCTCATGCCAACTTCTGCTCCTGCTGCTCCTTGAAGATCTTCAAAACCAGTGGCCGATGCCCGTTGTGTCGGCAGAAGGTGAAAAAAATCCTCCCCATCTCTGTTTCGGCCAAAGGAGAGAGCCCAGAAGGCTGA